A segment of the Phycisphaerales bacterium genome:
CTCGGCCTGCCACTGCACAACAGCTCCAACATCCCGCTGCGCTACTCGAGCGGCATTCTCCGCTGCCGCAACTCAGTCGGCACGATCAGCCGCGGCCTGGGCGAATCCTATTTCGACGTCCGCCTCTTCTGCCCGCCCCAACTGCCGCTGTACATCCTCAAGCGCGGCCCGCTGCCCGGCGAGTTCACCCGCCGCATGAAGTGCGTCAAGTGGTGGTAGCTGGCACTCCCTCCTCCAGCTCTGTGGGGGAGGGCAGGGGTGGGGGTGCTTTCATTGACTATGGGTGTAAAGGGTGCCGTGGTCTAAGCGAGGCTCTGCGAGCGCAGGCCACGCGAACGTGCAACGACGACTCACTGCAACTCAAACCGCCGCGTGCTCACCAAGCAGGTTCGCAATCTGCACCGCGTTCAGCGCCGCACCCTTGCGCAACTGATCGCCTGACGCAAACAGGTTCAATCCCCAGCACCGCCCTTGCTCATCGACCTGTGAAGCGTCCAGCCGCAGCCGCCCGACGAGCACGCCGTCCTTCCCCGAAGCCTCCAGCGGCGTCGGAAAACGATTCGCCGCGCGGTCATCGACCACCTGCACACCCGCGAACGCGCCGATCGCTTCGCGCACCGCATTGAGATCATCGACAGGCTGCGCCAGCGTGAGGTTGATCGAAGCGCAATGAGCACGGAACACCGGCACGCGGATGCACGTCGCCGTCACGCGCACCGACGCATCGCCCCAGATCTTGTGCGTCTCCTTGACCATCTTCGTCTCTTCGATGTTGTATCCGTCTTCGCCGATCGTGGTGTTGTGGCTGAAGACGTTAAACGCGCAAGGCTGATCAAACACCTCGCACGTGGGCTTCTCGCCGTTGAGCACCTGCCGCGCCTGCCGCCGCAGTTCTTCCATCGCCGCCGCCCCCGCGCCGCTCACCGCCTGGTACGTGCTCACCACCATCCGCTTCACGCCCAGCAGCCGCTGAATCGGCGTCGCCGCCATGAGCGTGATAATCGTCGAACAGTTCGGATTGGCAATGACACGCCCACGATGAGTCTTCGAATCGTGGGATGCGTCTGCACCTTCCAGCGCTTCAGGATTGATCTCCGGCACCACGAGCGGCACATCCGCATCCATCCGAAACGCAGACGAGTTGTCGATGATCACCGTGCCGCGCGCCGCCGCCGCCCGGCCGAACTGCTTGCTGATCGCCGAGCCCGCCGAAAACAGCGCGATGTCGATCCCTTGCAGGCTCTCGGCGCCGAATGCCTCGACGGCGACTTCGCCCGACCCGTACGCCAGCCGCTGGCCCGCCGAACGCGGCGAGGCAAACGCCCGCACCCGCCCGGCCTCGACGCCCTCAGCCGCAAGGATGTCGAGCATCTCGCGCCCGACCGCCCCAGTCGCCCCGACCACCGCAATCGATTGATTCCCATTCATGCCGCAATGGTACGCCAACTCAACAACCAGACCGACGCGCCAGCGAGGACGAACGCAATTCAGCCAGACCCGACGCGCCAGCGAGGACGAACGCAATTCAACCAGACCGATGCGCCAGCAAGGACGAACGCAATTCAACCAGACCGACGCCAGCGAGGACGTAGGCCGGAGTCAGTGCTCCGTCAAAGATCCTGAGCCACGCCGAAGGGCGCAGACCCGGCGCCGCGGGAGCGCCAGCGACAACACCGCTCCCTCCTCCGGCTCTGCGGGGGAGGGCCGGGGTGGGGGAGCTCGAAGAATCAAATCACGGGAGATGCTCAAACTTCAAACGAACTCTTCGCTCGCGCGTCAGTCTGGTTCACCCCATCACCCCGGCGCTTCGCCGCCCTGAGCGAGGCTCTGCGAGTCGAACGGGCATCACCCCGGCGCTTCGCCGCCCTGAGCGAGGCTCTGCGAGTCGAACGGGCATCACCCCTTCACCCCATCCTCCTTACACTTCCGCCAAAGGACCTCCCATGCCCCATCGCCCCATCCAGCAGTTCCGCCAGGACCGCGCCGTCGGCCAGCAGCGCGTCCTGGCCACCGACCACCTCGGCATCAAGCGCTTCTTCAACCTCGACTCCGCCGCCTACCGCGACGGCGCCCTGCCCGGCCGCACCAAGGAACTGCTCGGCCTCGTCGCCTCCATGGTCCTCCGCTGCAACGACTGCATCGACTACCACATCGAGCAGGCCGTCATCCACGGCTGGTCCGACGCCGAGATCGAAGACGCCATGAACGTCGCCCTCGTCGTAGGCGGCTCCATCGTCATCCCGCACCTCCGCCACGCGCGCCTGACCCTCGACGAATGCCTCGCCGAACGAGCGGCCGGCAAGTTGCCCGGCCGTGACGAGCCGCACGCGTAAGCACACGCTATTCGCCGCCCGATACACCACGCCGCCGCCGCCGCGTCTCGCACATCATCCGCACCAGCGTCCCGATCCAAGGAC
Coding sequences within it:
- a CDS encoding aspartate-semialdehyde dehydrogenase is translated as MNGNQSIAVVGATGAVGREMLDILAAEGVEAGRVRAFASPRSAGQRLAYGSGEVAVEAFGAESLQGIDIALFSAGSAISKQFGRAAAARGTVIIDNSSAFRMDADVPLVVPEINPEALEGADASHDSKTHRGRVIANPNCSTIITLMAATPIQRLLGVKRMVVSTYQAVSGAGAAAMEELRRQARQVLNGEKPTCEVFDQPCAFNVFSHNTTIGEDGYNIEETKMVKETHKIWGDASVRVTATCIRVPVFRAHCASINLTLAQPVDDLNAVREAIGAFAGVQVVDDRAANRFPTPLEASGKDGVLVGRLRLDASQVDEQGRCWGLNLFASGDQLRKGAALNAVQIANLLGEHAAV
- a CDS encoding carboxymuconolactone decarboxylase family protein codes for the protein MPHRPIQQFRQDRAVGQQRVLATDHLGIKRFFNLDSAAYRDGALPGRTKELLGLVASMVLRCNDCIDYHIEQAVIHGWSDAEIEDAMNVALVVGGSIVIPHLRHARLTLDECLAERAAGKLPGRDEPHA